One genomic segment of Acomys russatus chromosome 6, mAcoRus1.1, whole genome shotgun sequence includes these proteins:
- the Igfn1 gene encoding immunoglobulin-like and fibronectin type III domain-containing protein 1, translating into MQEINFHSEEEEEAGRMAGKSPKKSSIPGVSIRQLVDEIPEGCSTPDFKQKPVTLALPEGKNAIFRAVVCGEPNPEVHWQSTRGDLSNSSKYQISSAPGSKEHVLQITKLTGEDSDLYCCTAVNAYGEATCSARLTVIEVGFRKNRKRQKEPQEDLRKELMDFRKMLKKRAPPPAPDKKTESEQVWQLLMAADRKDYEKICMQYGIVDFRGMLRKLQEMKKEQEDRMAQYVTAIANLRHIRVTKEGVATFDLELDLKNLESKIYLYKDGEMIPYGFDNQIKHCLRRLGKRYHFQIQDLRPEDAGLYQVMVEDTVVFSTELEASTIPPRVVVPLAEARCEEQGDAVFECTLSNPCPSATWLFQHRPLRPSDKYEVFVSPDGLTHRLVVKGASCSDMGLYSLNAGLHASSAWLVVEGGKDKGPQTTDTDGRLQSRKDTQEGRSDVYGQGQDASQSPRSRYKPGTGCSSSEARGSMNHFSQGLTDTEVQLGEAAILSCTLSSDLGSGTWFKDGVELTAQDGVIVEQDGLTHRLILSHVEGSQAGRYTFVAGSHHSEASLTVQDPPTITPDVTETLREPLVFKAGKPVTVKIPFRSHHPVQAAWRKDGDELVGSNHKGVQVALGDGYTRLCLPSVCRKDSGRYSVTLRSEEGCVQAEFTLQVIDKPQPPQGPLEVQDCHKAGVCLRWRPPRDHGGQVLQHYVVERRQAGRSTWLKVGESPADSTSFTDASVERGRKYAFRVRAVTSEGAGDALESEEVLVAPEALPGPPSAPAILSASSQSVTLTWVAPRGPGSAHILGYLVEKRKKGSNIWMPVNEQPVAERRYTVVDLRQGCQYEFRVTAVAPLGPGEPGPPSDAVFARDPMRPPGPVRDLRVTDASGTSITLNWMGPDTQDDDEAQGYIVELCGSDTHQWSPCHVGTVPGTTFTAKGLRPQEGYFVRVTAVNDGGRGQPTSLDTLVHAMPATVCPKFLVDSSTKDTLMVKVGDSIRVPVSFEATPMPEVTWLKDGLPLPKRSVTTVKDGLTQLLIPAASLSDRGRYTVRLKNLQGKEATYSFFISVAACPQAPGSIYLQENVPGAVTVQWEPSPDEARGIPLYYTVMMRSSSHGSWREVADRVHTNRFTLLGVLPGHEYHFRVLAKNELGTSQPSDTSQPWCIPRQRDRITVKAPTYREPNLSQKPRFLVGLRAHLLPQGCECRMTCAVQGSPQPHVTWFKNDQSLDRNPAMYTTDMLGVCSLVIPSVSLKDSGEYKAVAENPLGQAVSTATLIVTEYNS; encoded by the exons ATGCAG GAGATCAATTTCcactcagaggaggaggaggaagctgggaggatGGCAG GAAAGTCCCCTAAGAAGTCCTCCATCCCGGGAGTAAGCATCAGACAACTGGTGGACGAGATCCCTGAAGGCTGCAGCACACCAGACTTCAAGCAGAAACCTGTCACCTTGGCTCTCCCGGAGG GAAAAAATGCCATCTTTCGGGCAGTGGTCTGCGGGGAGCCCAACCCTGAAGTGCACTGGCAGAGCACCAGAGGGGACCTCAGCAACTCCAGCAAGTACCAGATCTCCTCTGCCCCTGGCAGCAAGGAGCACGTGCTGCAG ATCACCAAGCTGACTGGAGAGGACTCGGATCTGTACTGCTGCACTGCAGTGAATGCCTACGGAGAAGCCACGTGCTCAGCGAGGCTTACCGTCATAGAAG TGGGTTTTCGGAAGAACCGAAAAAGGCAAAAGGAACCTCAGGAGG ACCTCAGGAAGGAACTGATGGACTTTCGGAAGATGCTGAAAAAGAG ggccccacctccagcccctgaTAAAAAGACGGAGTCTGAGCAGGTGTGGCAGCTGTTGATGGCTGCAGACCGTAAGGACTACGAGAAGATCTGTATGCAGTATGGCATCGTCGACTTCCGGGGCATGCTGCGCAAACTGCAGGAGATGAAGAAGGAACAAGAGGACAGAATGGCACAG TATGTCACCGCCATTGCCAACTTGAGACACATCAGGGTCACCAAGGAAGGGGTCGCCACATTTGACCTGGAGCTGGATCTCAAGAACCTTGAGAGCAAGATTTACCTGTACAAG GACGGTGAGATGATCCCCTACGGCTTTGATAACCAGATCAAGCACTGTCTGAGACGGCTGGGAAAACGGTACCACTTCCAGATCCAGGACCTGCGGCCCGAGGATGCTGGCCTTTACCAGGTCATGGTGGAGGACACTGTGGTCTTCTCCACGGAGCTAGAGGCCAGCA CCATCCCTCCCAGAGTGGTGGTCCCATTGGCAGAGGCCCGCTGCGAGGAACAGGGTGACGCTGTCTTTGAATGTACACTCTCCAACCCTTGTCCCAGTGCTACCTGGCTTTTCCAGCACCGGCCACTGAGGCCCAGTGACAAATATGAAGTATTTGTGTCCCCTGATGGGCTAACCCACCGGCTGGTTGTGAAAGGGGCCAGTTGCTCCGATATGGGCCTCTACTCACTCAACGCTGGACTCCATGCCTCCAGTGCCTGGCTGGTGGTTGAAG GTGGGAAGGATAAAGGCCCTCAGACAACAGATACAGACGGCCGGCTGCAG AGCAGGAAAGATACCCAAGAGGGCAGGTCAGATGTCTATGGCCAGGGACAAGATGCATCCCAGAGCCCCAGATCCAGATACAAGcctggcactggctgctcttcttcgGAGGCCCGAG GCTCCATGAACCACTTCTCTCAGGGTCTGACTGATACAGAGGTGCAGCTGGGGGAAGCTGCCATACTCTCCTGCACCCTTTCCAGTGACCTGGGATCTGGCACCTGGTTCAAGGACGGAGTCGAG CTCACTGCCCAAGATGGTGTCATCGTTGAGCAAGATGGGCTGACGCACAGACTGATCCTCAGCCACGTGGAGGGGTCCCAGGCTGGGAGATACACTTTCGTAGCCGGCAGCCACCACAGTGAAGCCAGCCTGACCGTGCAGG ATCCCCCCACCATCACTCCAGATGtgacagagacactgagagagcCACTGGTGTTCAAGGCTGGGAAGCCAGTGACTGTGAAAATCCCTTTCCGGAGCCACCACCCTGTTCAGGCTGCCTGGAGGAAAGATGGGGACGAGCTGGTGGGCAGCAACCACAAGGGAGTCCAGGTGGCCCTGGGGGATGGCTACACACGGCTGTGCCTCCCCAGCGTGTGCAGGAAGGACAGTGGCCGGTACAGCGTGACACTGAGGAGCGAGGAAGGCTGCGTGCAAGCTGAGTTCACTCTACAAGTTATAG ACAAGCCTCAGCCCCCACAGGGACCCCTGGAGGTGCAGGATTGCCACAAAGCAGGTGTCTGCCTCCGCTGGCGGCCCCCAAGGGACCATGGGGGTCAGGTCCTGCAACACTATGTGGTGGAGAGGCGACAGGCTGGAAGGAGCACTTGGCTGAAGGTGGGAGAGTCCCCAGCAGACAGTACCAGCTTCACTGATGCCAGTGTGGAGCGGGGCAGGAAGTATGCCTTCCGTGTACGGGCCGTGACCTCGGAGGGAGCCGGGGATGCCCTGGAATCTGAGGAGGTGTTGGTGGCTCCTGAGG CTCTCCCAGGACCCCCTTCTGCCCCAGCCATCCTGTCGGCCTCCAGCCAGAGCGTCACTCTAACATGGGTGGCACCACGGGGCCCTGGCAGTGCCCATATCTTGGGCTACCTGGTTGAGAAGCGTAAGAAGGGGAGCAACATCTGGATGCCTGTGAATGAGCAGCCGGTGGCTG AAAGGAGATACACTGTGGTGGATCTGCGACAGGGTTGCCAGTATGAGTTCCGGGTCACGGCTGTGGCTCCCCTGGGCCCTGGAGAGCCTGGGCCTCCATCAGATGCTGTCTTTGCTCGGGATCCCATGA GACCTCCAGGGCCCGTGCGAGATCTCCGGGTTACAGACGCATCAGGCACTAGCATCACCCTGAACTGGATGGGGCCGGACACCCAAGATGATGACGAAGCCCAGGGATATATTGTGGAACTGTGTGGCTCAGATACCCATCAGTGGAGTCCGTGCCACGTAGGCACTGTGCCAGGCACCACCTTCACAGCCAAGGGGCTCCGGCCCCAAGAAGGCTACTTTGTGCGGGTGACAGCAGTCAATGATGGCGGCCGTGGCCAGCCCACTTCCCTGGACACGTTGGTTCATGCCATGCCTGCTACTG TCTGTCCCAAGTTCCTCGTGGACTCCAGCACAAAGGATACACTGATGGTCAAGGTTGGGGACAGCATTCGAGTTCCGGTCTCCTTTGAA GCTACCCCCATGCCTGAGGTGACCTGGCTAAAGGATGGCTTGCCTTTGCCCAAAAGAAGTGTGACCACCGTGAAGGACGGCCTCACCCAGCTTCTAATTCCTGCAGCTAGCCTCTCGGACCGTGGCCGTTACACCGTAAGGCTGAAAAACCTACAGGGGAAGGAGGCTACCTACAGCTTCTTCATTAGCGTGGCAG CATGCCCACAGGCACCAGGGTCCATCTACCTGCAGGAGAATGTTCCTGGGGCAGTGACAGTCCAATGGGAACCCTCTCCAGACGAGGCTCGGGGCATCCCTTTATACTATACAGTGATGATGCGCTCCTCATCTCACGGGTCCTGGCGTGAGGTGGCTGACCGTGTCCACACCAACCGCTTTACCCTCCTGGGGGTCCTCCCTGGCCATGAGTACCACTTCCGGGTTCTGGCCAAGAATGAGCTGGGGACCAGCCAACCATCAGACACCAGCCAGCCCTGGTGTATCCCCAGGCAGAGAG ACAGGATCACAGTGAAAGCTCCAACATACCGGGAACCCAACCTGAGCCAGAAGCCTCGCTTCCTGGTGGGTCTGCGGGCTCACCTTCTGCCCCAGGGCTGTGAGTGCCGCATGACCTGTGCCGTTCAGGGCTCACCCCAGCCACACGTCACCTGGTTCAAGAACGACCAAAGCTTGGACAGAAACCCTGCGATGTACACTACCGACATGTTGGGTGTCTGCTCCCTCGTCATCCCCAGTGTGTCCCTTAAGGACAGTGGCGAGTACAAGGCTGTGGCCGAGAACCCACTGGGACAGGCGGTCAGCACAGCCACCCTCATTGTTACAG AATACAACTCCTAG